A single genomic interval of Pelagerythrobacter marensis harbors:
- the galE gene encoding UDP-glucose 4-epimerase GalE yields MDCKPPVLVTGGAGYIGSHAVLALLDADWPVAVVDNLSTGFRFAVPPTVPFYRGDVGDAALLARIFAEQGIGAIMHFAGSVVVPESVADPLGYYDNNTVKSRALIAAAVAAGVPRIVFSSTAATYGMPDVSPVGEDAPQRPINPYGWSKLMTERMLADAAAAHRLDYCALRYFNVAGADPRGRTGQSTAGATHLIKVACEAATGRRSHVEVYGTDYATPDGTGVRDYIHVSDLVAAHVLALEALIAEPGRSLTMNCGYGRGFSVLEVLDAVDRATGGAIERRFGPRRPGDPDSIVSDPARIRATLPWEPKYADLDRIVSHALQWERVLAEQSAGEADGLRRVVSAA; encoded by the coding sequence ATGGATTGCAAGCCCCCCGTGCTGGTGACCGGCGGTGCCGGGTATATCGGCAGCCACGCCGTTCTCGCGCTGCTCGACGCGGATTGGCCGGTTGCGGTGGTCGATAATCTTTCGACCGGTTTCCGGTTCGCCGTTCCGCCGACCGTGCCGTTCTATCGCGGCGACGTGGGCGATGCGGCGCTGCTGGCGCGGATTTTCGCCGAGCAGGGGATCGGCGCGATCATGCATTTCGCCGGCTCGGTCGTGGTGCCCGAATCGGTTGCCGACCCGCTCGGATACTACGACAACAACACGGTGAAGAGCCGCGCGCTGATCGCCGCGGCGGTGGCGGCGGGCGTGCCGCGCATCGTCTTTTCCAGCACGGCGGCGACATATGGAATGCCCGATGTCTCGCCGGTCGGCGAAGACGCGCCGCAGCGGCCGATCAACCCTTACGGCTGGTCCAAGCTGATGACCGAACGGATGCTGGCCGATGCCGCAGCCGCGCACCGGCTCGATTATTGCGCGCTGCGCTATTTCAACGTCGCCGGGGCCGATCCCCGGGGGCGCACCGGGCAGTCGACCGCCGGGGCGACGCATCTGATCAAGGTGGCGTGCGAGGCGGCGACGGGGCGGCGCAGCCATGTCGAGGTCTACGGCACCGACTATGCGACGCCCGACGGGACGGGGGTGCGCGACTATATCCATGTCAGCGACCTGGTGGCCGCGCACGTCCTCGCGCTGGAGGCGCTGATCGCCGAACCGGGCCGCTCGCTGACGATGAATTGCGGTTATGGCCGGGGGTTTTCCGTGCTCGAAGTGCTCGATGCGGTCGACCGCGCGACCGGCGGCGCGATCGAACGCCGGTTCGGCCCGCGCCGGCCCGGCGATCCCGATTCGATCGTCTCCGATCCCGCGCGCATTCGCGCGACGCTGCCGTGGGAGCCGAAATATGCCGATCTGGACCGGATCGTGTCCCACGCGCTGCAATGGGAGCGCGTCCTGGCGGAGCAGTCGGCGGGCGAGGCAGACGGGCTGCGACGGGTCGTTTCCGCCGCCTGA
- a CDS encoding HAD-IA family hydrolase, with the protein MSDTGNPAVETAAVEAVVFDVGRVIVEWDLRALFAKLIDDPAELDRFLAEVVTEEWHFQHDAGRPLSETISERQAEFPEHAALIAAYAERFLETLPGRVPGTAALVRRLAARDVPLFAITNFGAEFWDMFRPTEPLFDLFGDIVVSGREKTMKPDAAIFALAAERFRYPPEAMLFIDDNRANIDAAAALGWQVHHFRDADTLERDLEARGLI; encoded by the coding sequence ATGTCTGACACCGGAAATCCTGCCGTGGAAACCGCCGCCGTGGAAGCTGTCGTGTTCGACGTCGGCCGGGTGATCGTTGAGTGGGACCTGCGCGCGCTGTTCGCGAAGCTGATCGACGACCCCGCCGAACTCGATCGGTTCCTGGCCGAAGTCGTGACCGAGGAATGGCATTTCCAGCACGATGCGGGGCGCCCTCTGTCGGAAACGATATCCGAACGGCAGGCGGAATTTCCCGAGCACGCCGCGCTGATCGCGGCTTATGCCGAACGCTTTCTCGAAACTTTGCCGGGCCGCGTGCCGGGCACGGCGGCGTTGGTCCGGCGGCTGGCGGCGCGCGACGTTCCGCTGTTCGCGATCACCAATTTCGGGGCCGAGTTCTGGGACATGTTCCGCCCGACCGAGCCGCTGTTCGACCTGTTCGGCGATATCGTGGTGTCGGGCCGCGAGAAGACGATGAAGCCGGACGCCGCGATCTTCGCGCTGGCCGCCGAACGCTTTCGCTATCCGCCGGAGGCGATGCTGTTCATCGACGACAACCGCGCGAATATCGATGCCGCCGCCGCCCTGGGCTGGCAGGTGCACCATTTCCGCGATGCCGACACGCTGGAACGCGATCTGGAAGCGCGCGGGCTGATATGA
- a CDS encoding M14 family metallopeptidase: protein MSTNDIQIDCNFDGGNIEVLSVDGASAALAIRQDHMSEFRQWFHFRVSGAAGRELVLRITGLEASAYPLGWPGYNCRVSEDREYWAVANTAYDKDADGGTLTVRHTPASDLAWFAYFAPYSMERHHDLVAECAASEGVGYRRLGTTLDGQAIDCLELGEGEKQVWLYARQHPGETQAEWWMEGALERLIDPADPIARALRAKCRFHIVPNCNPDGSRRGHLRTNAKGVNLNREWDNPTAENSPEVLALRNAMDEAGVDFAMDVHGDEAIPAVFLAGYEGIPGLTDEHYAGFTRYRAILDRRTPDFQTEKGYVPAKPGQANLSMSTTQVAHRFGATAMTLEMPYKDNDDLPDPEQNWSPERCRQLGRDCLGALLEWLDGGS, encoded by the coding sequence GTGAGCACGAACGACATCCAGATCGACTGCAATTTCGACGGCGGCAATATCGAGGTGCTGTCGGTCGACGGCGCCAGCGCCGCGCTGGCCATTCGCCAAGACCATATGTCCGAATTCCGGCAGTGGTTTCATTTCCGCGTCAGCGGGGCCGCCGGGCGCGAACTCGTGCTCAGGATCACCGGCCTGGAAGCTTCGGCCTATCCGCTCGGCTGGCCGGGATACAATTGCCGGGTGAGCGAAGACCGCGAATACTGGGCGGTCGCGAACACCGCCTACGACAAGGATGCCGACGGCGGCACGCTGACCGTGCGCCATACCCCGGCCAGCGATCTCGCCTGGTTCGCCTATTTCGCGCCCTATTCGATGGAGCGTCATCACGATCTGGTGGCCGAATGCGCCGCCAGCGAAGGGGTCGGCTATCGCCGGCTCGGCACGACGCTGGACGGGCAGGCGATCGATTGCCTCGAACTGGGCGAAGGCGAAAAGCAGGTCTGGCTCTATGCCCGCCAGCATCCGGGCGAGACGCAGGCGGAATGGTGGATGGAAGGCGCGCTGGAACGGCTGATCGATCCGGCCGATCCGATCGCCCGGGCGCTGCGCGCGAAATGCCGGTTCCATATCGTGCCCAATTGCAACCCCGACGGGTCACGCCGCGGGCATTTGAGGACCAACGCCAAAGGCGTGAATCTCAACCGCGAGTGGGACAATCCGACGGCGGAGAATTCCCCCGAGGTTCTGGCGCTGCGCAATGCGATGGACGAAGCCGGGGTCGACTTCGCGATGGATGTCCACGGTGACGAGGCCATTCCGGCGGTCTTCCTCGCCGGTTACGAGGGGATTCCCGGGCTGACAGACGAGCATTACGCCGGCTTCACCCGCTACCGCGCGATCCTCGATCGCCGCACGCCCGATTTCCAGACCGAAAAGGGCTATGTCCCGGCCAAGCCCGGCCAGGCCAACCTGTCGATGAGCACGACCCAGGTCGCGCACCGTTTCGGCGCCACGGCGATGACGCTGGAAATGCCGTACAAGGACAACGACGACCTGCCCGATCCCGAGCAGAACTGGTCGCCCGAACGGTGCCGGCAGCTGGGCCGCGATTGCCTGGGCGCGCTGCTGGAATGGCTGGACGGGGGAAGCTGA
- the ykgO gene encoding type B 50S ribosomal protein L36, producing the protein MKIRNSLKSLKNRHRDCRVIRRRGRTYVINKTNRRFKARQG; encoded by the coding sequence ATGAAGATCCGCAACAGTCTCAAGTCGCTCAAGAACCGTCACCGCGATTGCCGCGTGATCCGTCGCCGCGGGCGGACTTACGTCATCAACAAGACCAATCGCCGGTTCAAGGCCCGCCAGGGCTGA
- a CDS encoding DUF4136 domain-containing protein has protein sequence MEAQSFRILPAALAAAALSTLAACATPAVTGPVEVTRFVEPAASAQLGQGTIFVETAPGAQADSLALTPYKQAVARELARLGYREAPRADAAQVAQVRVERFVSGPDGQRRGPVSVGVGGSTGSYGSGVGLGLNINLGGGPRETIATRIGVMIRDKQSGTTYWEGRAQFSVSENSQYAEPAASAKAVAEALFRDFPGRNGETIEVKVPE, from the coding sequence ATGGAAGCCCAATCGTTCAGGATACTGCCCGCCGCGCTCGCCGCCGCCGCCCTCTCCACCCTTGCAGCCTGTGCCACGCCCGCGGTCACCGGCCCCGTCGAAGTCACGCGGTTCGTCGAACCGGCGGCGAGCGCGCAGCTCGGCCAGGGCACGATCTTCGTCGAGACCGCGCCCGGGGCGCAGGCCGATTCGCTTGCCCTGACGCCGTACAAGCAGGCCGTCGCGCGCGAGCTGGCCCGGCTCGGCTATCGCGAGGCGCCCCGCGCCGATGCGGCGCAAGTCGCGCAAGTGCGGGTCGAACGCTTCGTGTCCGGCCCCGACGGCCAGCGACGCGGCCCGGTCAGCGTCGGCGTCGGCGGCTCCACCGGCAGCTACGGATCGGGTGTGGGACTGGGGCTCAACATCAATCTGGGCGGCGGCCCGCGCGAGACGATCGCCACCCGGATCGGGGTAATGATACGTGACAAGCAAAGCGGCACGACATATTGGGAAGGGCGCGCGCAATTTTCGGTAAGCGAAAATTCACAATATGCCGAGCCAGCAGCCAGTGCGAAAGCCGTGGCGGAGGCGCTGTTCCGGGACTTCCCCGGCCGCAACGGCGAGACGATAGAAGTAAAGGTTCCCGAGTGA